A stretch of the Kiritimatiellia bacterium genome encodes the following:
- a CDS encoding type II secretion system F family protein, whose translation MAVFKSTLQPPAKQGATRPAMPRAAEQRPAQLKTSHEPSAREQKTAGAAEKVFGANKIKAKELPPFSRQLSAMLLAGMPLIQALDALEDQTSDKHFRTVILGLKNYLQAGASFSEALQHYPAVFDQLYVNMIKAGESGGQLGETAGRLAGFLENSARLTRKVKSAMTYPVVVLFIAVSIAIAMILFIVPVFAGMFADFGAKLPGPTQFMVDLSGALRKYGIFIVALIAIAIIVFKKWKQTATGAYQLSAFFLRFPIIGELNRKVATSRFARTFAQLLKSGVPILQAMEIVSRATGNKVFETVIMEARSTVERGEPLSGALIKYHCFPKLLVHMLSAGEKTGKIDEMMQNIAGFYDDEVEVMLDGMTSLIEPLLMIFLGVTIGSIVISMFLPIFKMGEIVGAGG comes from the coding sequence ATGGCCGTATTTAAATCCACACTGCAACCGCCCGCAAAACAGGGAGCAACCCGGCCGGCCATGCCGCGCGCCGCCGAACAACGCCCGGCCCAGCTCAAGACTTCTCATGAACCTTCCGCGCGCGAACAGAAAACCGCCGGTGCCGCGGAAAAAGTATTCGGCGCAAACAAAATCAAGGCGAAGGAATTGCCGCCCTTTTCCCGTCAGCTTTCCGCCATGCTGCTGGCCGGAATGCCCCTCATCCAGGCGCTTGACGCCCTGGAGGATCAAACCAGCGACAAGCACTTCCGGACGGTTATTCTCGGGCTTAAAAATTACCTGCAGGCCGGCGCTTCCTTTTCCGAGGCCTTGCAGCATTACCCGGCGGTTTTTGACCAGCTCTACGTCAACATGATCAAGGCGGGGGAATCGGGGGGCCAGCTGGGCGAAACGGCCGGGCGGCTGGCCGGTTTCCTGGAAAATTCCGCGCGGCTGACCCGCAAGGTTAAATCGGCCATGACTTATCCGGTGGTTGTGCTTTTCATCGCCGTGTCAATCGCTATTGCCATGATCCTGTTTATTGTCCCGGTTTTCGCCGGCATGTTCGCTGATTTCGGGGCAAAACTCCCCGGGCCGACCCAATTCATGGTGGACTTGAGCGGCGCGCTCAGAAAATACGGGATTTTCATAGTGGCGCTGATCGCGATCGCCATCATCGTTTTCAAGAAATGGAAACAGACCGCGACCGGCGCTTATCAATTATCCGCGTTTTTTCTCAGGTTTCCGATTATCGGCGAGCTCAACCGGAAAGTGGCCACCAGCCGCTTTGCCAGAACTTTCGCCCAGCTTCTGAAAAGCGGCGTGCCGATTCTGCAGGCCATGGAAATCGTGTCGCGCGCCACCGGCAACAAGGTTTTTGAAACCGTTATCATGGAAGCGCGCAGCACCGTGGAACGCGGAGAACCGCTCTCCGGGGCCTTGATCAAGTACCACTGCTTCCCTAAACTGCTGGTGCATATGCTCTCCGCCGGCGAAAAGACAGGCAAGATTGACGAAATGATGCAGAATATCGCCGGCTTTTATGACGACGAAGTTGAAGTGATGCTTGACGGCATGACTTCCCTGATTGAGCCGCTCCTGATGATTTTCCTCGGCGTTACCATCGGCAGCATCGTGATTTCAATGTTCCTGCCGATCTTTAAAATGGGCGAGATCGTAGGGGCCGGCGGCTGA
- the rnc gene encoding ribonuclease III → MKYLFRNPYRALEKSLGYSFRKKSLLAKALLHRSLRFERRGKGEDNQRLEFLGDAALALVAGDYLFRNFPDLQEGEMTMLRSRLSSGKALAQIGQSIQLGDWLQLGKGERQSGGHRRPSNIADALEAVIGAAYLDGGVKAVVRIFAKIFLFLLDGVESADALKDNPKGYLQEIIQRRWKKNPHYRLARVSGPAHARIFFVEAEVNGVVAGSGQGVSKRDAEQTAAQDALNRMLAKGTALPSSRP, encoded by the coding sequence ATGAAGTATCTGTTCCGCAATCCATACCGGGCGCTTGAAAAAAGCCTCGGTTATTCCTTCCGGAAAAAATCCCTGCTGGCCAAGGCTCTCCTGCACCGTTCCCTGCGGTTTGAGCGCCGGGGCAAAGGCGAGGACAACCAGCGCCTTGAATTTCTCGGCGACGCGGCCCTGGCCCTGGTGGCCGGCGATTACCTCTTCCGCAACTTTCCCGACCTTCAGGAAGGAGAAATGACCATGCTGCGCAGCCGGCTCAGCAGCGGCAAAGCGCTGGCGCAAATCGGCCAGAGCATTCAACTAGGCGACTGGCTGCAGCTGGGAAAGGGCGAGCGGCAGAGTGGCGGCCACCGCCGCCCCTCCAATATTGCCGATGCGCTGGAAGCCGTGATCGGCGCGGCTTATCTGGACGGCGGTGTCAAGGCGGTTGTCCGCATTTTTGCCAAGATTTTTCTTTTTTTGCTGGACGGCGTTGAATCGGCCGATGCGCTGAAAGATAATCCCAAGGGGTATTTACAGGAAATTATCCAGCGCAGATGGAAAAAGAACCCCCATTACCGGCTGGCCAGGGTCAGCGGGCCGGCGCACGCGCGCATTTTTTTTGTGGAGGCTGAAGTCAACGGCGTGGTCGCCGGCAGCGGACAGGGGGTAAGCAAACGCGACGCGGAGCAAACCGCCGCGCAGGACGCCCTGAACCGGATGCTGGCAAAGGGGACGGCGCTCCCGTCCAGCCGGCCATAA